The Gouania willdenowi chromosome 7, fGouWil2.1, whole genome shotgun sequence genome includes a window with the following:
- the LOC114467599 gene encoding uncharacterized protein LOC114467599 — MLVNMKQKDENSDLTDHTVQILLLMKAAVDTLTFQVFCQKWRSSFLGLCSMSIVLFDWMIMGLLLTTWLVQDDWSFESPCFPFAFLSMTCRALALPMIFFGLLDHWFNDFGIENKISSSRFQKNVTLALLVWLIALFHSLRTWRSMMIKVQFEPGTVFFVCEEEDLMLMAYTFWWLFSVALLTILFFWFKIPQGLRKINETLNRKRKQTRQVTDNSKENTLDDSNATQPPLWYTLTLDFAIVCISCLNLLVAYMLLGKNTPAFIIMNLHLVECISDALANVVFWIKHNICGSQNQPPENVFSWQIYWHLSRGTNQQQPVEVLVVNPTSEKNVDLLYV; from the coding sequence ATGCtggtaaacatgaagcagaaagaTGAAAATAGTGATCTCACCGACCACACAGTCCAGATCCTCCTCCTCATGAAGGCGGCTGTGGACACCCTCACTTTCCAAGTGTTTTGCCAAAAATGGAGGAGCTCGTTCTTGGGCCTATGCAGCATGTCTATAGTGTTGTTTGATTGGATGATAATGGGGCTTCTATTGACCACGTGGCTCGTACAAGATGACTGGAGCTTTGAGTCACCATGCTTCCCCTTCGCATTTTTGTCGATGACATGCAGAGCTCTGGCACTGCCCATGATATTTTTTGGCTTATTAGACCACTGGTTCAATGACTTTGGCATCGAAAACAAAATATCATCATCCAGGTTTCAAAAGAATGTGACCTTGGCATTGCTGGTGTGGCTCATTGCCCTTTTCCACTCTTTAAGAACATGGCGAAGCATGATGATAAAGGTGCAGTTTGAACCCGGGacagtcttttttgtgtgtgaagaGGAAGATTTAATGCTGATGGCCTACACATTTTGGTGGCTTTTCAGTGTAGCACTTCTAACAATTTTGTTCTTTTGGTTCAAAATCCCCCAGGGGTTAAGGAAAATCAACGAAACTTTGAATCGCAAAAGAAAGCAAACAAGACAAGTGACTGACAACAGTAAGGAGAACACCCTGGACGATAGCAACGCAACCCAACCGCCTCTCTGGTACACCCTGACTCTGGATTTTGCCATAGTCTGTATATCTTGTCTCAACTTGTTAGTGGCATACATGCTGCTGGGCAAAAATACACCAGCCTTCATCATTATGAACCTGCACTTGGTGGAGTGCATCAGCGACGCACTGGCAAACGTGGTGTTCTGGATAAAGCACAACATATGTGGGTCACAGAACCAGCCACCAGAGAATGTTTTCTCGTGGCAGATTTACTGGCATTTGAGCAGAGGCACAAATCAGCAGCAACCAGTGGAAGTGCTTGTGGTTAATCCAACCTCAGAGAAGAACGTTGATTTATTGTATGTTTAA